A window from Syntrophorhabdales bacterium encodes these proteins:
- a CDS encoding DUF362 domain-containing protein — protein MGDDSRLEWAERMWGYLYEGAASFEEGYLKGKEAGNKLEYVVTTQIADLDALLAGPDTGPGARHVPMTGHVSCPMIFGQNIALQKGATFGLYFRDQQTNERRMSYDFQVIGPNGTTYTFSGYKRIVHDPGTFDILQDHTTLYATLQWQEGSENKTARGIIYFHPIPDLPPMLLSMLLPGSESLLGVISAAAHLKDRLITIVRFFLFVSREASQEYLKNIIPSIYEAEYRNWVCKGTCEREGVQLEFFLFSGIHPKGFPWGGDTGFSDIGLIIREGSGDVRRFALSDRTVANLELDFNTSTQGRYNYDGDMFEVTKGYQLSFADMRKSPLPDHLRKVSARLEFAFTPRFVERKNVPFEVSLDRLKKYLESLTGAKQKAGFLPAFDWLSVLLKTVEQWIKALKPLGYSADIYTLSAVNGSLAIDGATYNVKAQETLAEGEYGRLSSFTVPALYYNYFCAVEPARGASAKGAFRVQIRSGVLRPVASGSLAHWFEEPLGKMIGSVAYMDYEVVSNPDGSLVHGTIEPKEKADSLILHEAPLLEINNNHYPGHRTFQRRIVSLPGTTESGSLGMEENMSVLDLTSQGAERSTCVAAVKNADRFAALDQVLEATGFFSALEAAYNKAVAEKQKTRETFSIVIKPNFSFMYSLTDISTFTDPALVKYLIARIRDRGFRNITLVEAESTYATFFTNRDVETLARYVGYTGSDHAIVNLSRDYVSYTSPAASAAAGKPTRRDVHPVWRDADFRISFAKNKTHAYAYYTLTIKNIYGALPRSNKFKEYHCNREEFGDEPIYTPAIELIQDFPVHFGFIDAYFSADGIFGVFADKKPDFTGTIIGGEDLVAVDWVGASKMGLDPQLSTYMRLAIKAFGKPEIRLVGDYSLYPDWQNLPVFMPKATTALMDRNYSWGLIIYASFSMMDPFFQFKLTGKGLEVIRLFSLPVREALLQAVSIGELSWEALSGLLSPPSMKDLQQLLDLLTGAAGNS, from the coding sequence ATGGGCGATGACTCAAGACTGGAGTGGGCAGAAAGGATGTGGGGATACCTTTATGAGGGAGCGGCCTCTTTCGAAGAAGGCTATCTCAAAGGTAAAGAAGCCGGCAATAAGCTGGAGTACGTTGTCACCACACAGATAGCTGATCTGGATGCTCTGCTTGCCGGGCCGGACACAGGTCCAGGCGCTCGCCACGTGCCTATGACCGGTCACGTTTCATGCCCCATGATTTTTGGTCAAAACATCGCATTACAGAAAGGAGCAACCTTCGGCCTTTACTTTAGGGACCAGCAGACGAATGAGCGGCGCATGTCGTACGACTTCCAGGTCATCGGACCGAATGGTACCACGTACACGTTTTCGGGATACAAACGGATAGTTCATGACCCGGGGACGTTTGATATATTGCAGGATCACACCACGCTTTACGCCACCCTGCAATGGCAAGAAGGCAGCGAGAATAAAACCGCACGGGGCATAATCTACTTCCATCCGATACCTGACCTCCCGCCCATGCTCCTCTCTATGCTACTTCCGGGCAGCGAGAGCCTGCTCGGGGTCATCAGCGCTGCTGCACACCTAAAGGACAGGTTGATAACCATCGTCCGTTTCTTCTTATTCGTCTCCAGAGAAGCATCTCAAGAATACCTGAAGAATATCATCCCCTCCATCTACGAGGCTGAGTATCGCAACTGGGTTTGTAAAGGAACATGCGAGAGAGAGGGTGTACAACTGGAGTTCTTTCTCTTTTCTGGAATTCATCCCAAGGGCTTTCCCTGGGGAGGAGACACGGGCTTCTCAGACATCGGCCTCATCATCCGGGAAGGAAGCGGCGACGTGCGACGCTTCGCATTATCTGACCGTACCGTGGCCAATCTCGAACTCGATTTCAATACTTCTACACAAGGCAGATATAACTACGACGGGGATATGTTTGAAGTCACGAAAGGATACCAGCTCTCTTTTGCAGATATGCGTAAGAGTCCTCTTCCTGATCATCTTCGGAAGGTGAGCGCACGCCTCGAGTTTGCATTTACGCCCCGCTTTGTAGAAAGGAAGAATGTCCCGTTCGAAGTCAGTCTCGACAGATTGAAGAAGTATCTCGAAAGTCTGACCGGTGCGAAGCAGAAGGCAGGTTTCCTTCCAGCATTCGACTGGTTGTCGGTTCTTCTCAAGACGGTCGAACAGTGGATCAAAGCCTTAAAGCCCCTTGGCTATTCCGCGGACATCTACACCCTCTCCGCCGTCAACGGAAGCCTGGCGATCGATGGCGCCACGTATAATGTCAAAGCTCAAGAGACGTTGGCAGAGGGTGAATACGGCAGGCTTTCAAGTTTTACAGTGCCGGCACTTTACTACAATTACTTCTGCGCCGTGGAGCCTGCACGCGGCGCATCCGCAAAGGGTGCATTCCGTGTGCAGATACGCTCAGGCGTACTTCGCCCGGTAGCCTCTGGCTCCCTCGCGCATTGGTTCGAGGAACCCCTCGGAAAGATGATAGGCAGCGTCGCGTACATGGACTATGAGGTCGTGAGCAACCCCGACGGGTCGCTCGTGCACGGGACGATCGAACCAAAGGAAAAAGCCGATAGCCTCATACTCCATGAGGCACCTCTACTCGAAATAAACAACAACCATTATCCCGGCCACAGGACATTCCAGCGGCGCATCGTCAGTTTGCCCGGCACCACAGAGTCGGGATCCTTAGGCATGGAAGAAAACATGAGCGTGCTCGACCTCACTTCGCAAGGCGCAGAACGTTCCACGTGCGTTGCGGCCGTCAAGAACGCAGATCGCTTTGCCGCACTGGATCAGGTTCTGGAAGCTACGGGCTTTTTCAGTGCGCTGGAAGCCGCGTACAACAAAGCCGTCGCAGAAAAGCAGAAGACGAGGGAGACGTTTTCGATCGTCATAAAACCCAATTTCAGCTTCATGTATTCCCTCACCGATATCTCCACCTTTACCGACCCGGCTCTCGTAAAATACCTGATTGCAAGGATTCGCGACAGGGGGTTTAGAAACATCACGCTGGTGGAGGCAGAGAGCACGTATGCAACTTTTTTTACTAACCGGGACGTCGAGACACTGGCCCGATATGTCGGCTATACCGGCAGCGACCATGCAATCGTCAATCTCTCCCGCGACTACGTCAGCTACACGTCACCCGCAGCCTCGGCTGCCGCGGGCAAACCAACCCGGCGGGACGTCCATCCGGTGTGGCGAGACGCTGATTTCAGGATTTCTTTCGCAAAGAACAAAACGCACGCCTACGCCTATTACACCCTGACAATCAAGAACATATATGGCGCTCTTCCACGATCAAATAAGTTCAAGGAGTATCACTGCAACAGGGAGGAATTCGGTGATGAGCCTATTTACACTCCGGCGATCGAATTAATTCAGGACTTCCCTGTCCACTTTGGTTTCATCGATGCCTATTTCAGCGCTGACGGCATCTTTGGTGTGTTCGCTGATAAAAAACCTGATTTCACCGGAACGATTATCGGCGGTGAAGACCTGGTGGCCGTTGATTGGGTAGGTGCTTCCAAAATGGGTCTTGACCCTCAACTCTCCACCTACATGCGCCTGGCGATCAAAGCCTTCGGTAAACCGGAGATCAGGCTTGTCGGTGATTATTCCCTTTATCCTGACTGGCAAAACCTGCCCGTCTTTATGCCGAAAGCGACCACGGCGCTCATGGACCGTAATTACTCCTGGGGGTTGATCATCTATGCTTCCTTCTCCATGATGGATCCCTTCTTTCAGTTCAAGTTGACGGGCAAGGGTCTCGAAGTCATCCGGCTCTTCTCTCTTCCGGTGAGAGAGGCTCTCCTGCAAGCAGTCAGCATCGGCGAGCTCAGCTGGGAGGCGCTATCCGGCCTGTTAAGCCCCCCGTCAATGAAAGACCTG
- a CDS encoding adenylate/guanylate cyclase domain-containing protein has protein sequence MQCPSCLYENRNLARFCIQCGTKLGEICPQCAKPVLPQARYCDQCGFELAPAATSHVIDYAQPRSYTPEFLAEKIINYRGVVEGERKRVTVLFADAVGYTAISEKLDPEEVHKLMDRCFKLLMDQIHEYEGTITQFSGDGVMALFGAPIAHEDHARRACHAALAIQQAMKLFANEARAEWGIDFTMRVGLNTGVVIVASIGDDLRMEYTALGDTINLASRMESMAPPGSILLSENTQAAAKDFFTFRDLGKLAVKGKKQPVEAFELIGTGAVNTRLAASVAHGLTMFVGREREVGGLIRALDKVESGVGQVIGMVGEAGVGKSRLILEFRQRLTSRSCFYLEGHCLHFGSIMAYLPILDMLKSYFSITEQMKEAAIKGRVQERVQELGGHLSHMHSPLHELLSLSIDDETYLRLDPRQRREKTFEALRDLFIRLSQEAPVVLVVEDLHWVDKTSEDFLTYFIGWLTNSRILLILLYRPDYTHPWANRSYYMRLGLDELAMTARQQLLESLLPGSPVSGDLRDFILSRAGGNPLFIEELTSALREKKYIGRTNEAYVLAKKTSEIQVPDTVQGIIAARIDRLPEELKRTLQVASVIGREFPFSILEFIVGDRDSIREHLKEYLQDLQGLELLHKESLFPELKYLFKHALVQEVAYNSLLIKRRKEIHGNIGSAIETLYADRLEEFYEMLAYHYARSEHARRAYTYLKLSGSKAAKNSALWESFRFFREAIEVLNSLPQDKYTHKEQIEVCLLMVSPMISLGFPEDSLRILEQGEKLCGDSGDAKCLTTLLSMIGLYHSVKGNPLLGVKYNEDCLRIAETEADVNLIAPVAFDLCSNYAARGEFLKIVDVAPRVLTLLEQGDKQSECFDRGYNVYTALSAFYAFATGYLSNFAQAKLVFQKGLSAAQDIENLYSLGLTETLYGYLFCHEGNGKEALTHFTKSIHYLEKGQIFVLLGLAWSGVGWSHYFMGESKIGLPFVEKGLKIHSDAGISYDLSVHYFFLAAMHLELGNMETAHTHVREAIRLAEKNDERYYLALSLPVLGRILGHTGRASFKEAADIVLKGIRLLDELKVIQQVAIAHLCLADVYAGAYEMENAVESLRKAEGIFADAQSEYWLERTRGFLKLLGG, from the coding sequence ATGCAATGCCCGTCCTGCCTTTATGAGAACAGGAATCTCGCCAGGTTCTGCATCCAGTGCGGCACCAAGCTCGGAGAGATATGCCCTCAGTGCGCCAAGCCCGTTCTACCCCAGGCCAGGTATTGTGATCAGTGCGGCTTCGAGCTCGCACCGGCAGCAACATCTCACGTCATCGATTACGCACAGCCCCGCTCTTATACGCCTGAGTTCCTCGCCGAAAAGATCATCAACTACAGAGGCGTTGTCGAAGGTGAGCGAAAACGTGTAACGGTCCTTTTTGCAGACGCCGTCGGCTACACAGCGATTTCCGAGAAGCTTGATCCGGAAGAAGTTCACAAACTCATGGATCGCTGTTTCAAACTACTCATGGATCAGATTCATGAGTACGAGGGCACGATCACCCAATTCAGCGGGGACGGCGTCATGGCGCTCTTCGGCGCGCCGATAGCCCATGAAGACCACGCCCGGCGGGCCTGTCATGCTGCCCTTGCCATACAACAGGCGATGAAATTATTCGCCAACGAAGCAAGGGCTGAATGGGGCATCGATTTTACCATGCGGGTCGGGCTCAACACCGGCGTGGTAATAGTGGCCTCTATCGGTGACGACCTTCGCATGGAGTATACGGCTCTCGGTGATACCATCAATCTGGCCTCGCGCATGGAGAGCATGGCTCCTCCGGGCTCAATTCTGCTCTCCGAAAACACACAGGCCGCTGCGAAAGATTTCTTCACATTCAGGGATCTAGGCAAGCTGGCTGTAAAAGGAAAGAAACAACCCGTCGAGGCATTCGAGCTGATCGGAACCGGAGCTGTCAATACGCGCCTGGCCGCATCTGTCGCTCACGGTCTGACAATGTTTGTGGGCAGGGAGCGGGAAGTGGGTGGCCTCATCAGGGCGCTGGACAAGGTGGAGTCCGGGGTCGGACAGGTCATAGGAATGGTGGGCGAGGCCGGCGTCGGAAAATCGAGGCTCATCCTTGAGTTCAGACAACGCCTCACAAGTCGTTCTTGTTTTTATCTGGAAGGGCACTGCCTCCATTTCGGAAGCATAATGGCATACCTGCCAATCCTCGACATGTTGAAATCTTACTTTTCCATAACGGAGCAGATGAAGGAGGCCGCCATAAAAGGGCGTGTTCAGGAACGGGTCCAGGAGTTGGGTGGCCACCTGTCGCATATGCATTCTCCTCTTCACGAACTGCTGTCGCTCTCGATCGATGATGAGACATACCTGAGGCTTGACCCAAGACAGCGGAGAGAAAAAACATTTGAAGCTTTGAGAGACCTCTTCATCAGGCTGAGTCAGGAAGCACCCGTGGTCCTTGTCGTGGAGGACCTCCACTGGGTCGACAAAACGTCCGAGGATTTTCTCACGTACTTCATTGGTTGGCTGACCAACAGCAGAATTCTCCTGATACTCCTCTACCGCCCCGATTATACACATCCCTGGGCGAATCGTTCTTATTACATGCGGCTCGGTCTCGATGAACTGGCCATGACAGCGCGACAACAGCTGCTCGAGTCGCTTCTTCCCGGCTCACCGGTCAGCGGAGACCTGCGGGACTTCATACTGAGCAGAGCGGGTGGCAATCCTCTCTTCATAGAAGAGCTCACTTCTGCGCTCCGCGAGAAGAAGTATATCGGTAGGACGAATGAGGCCTACGTACTGGCAAAGAAAACCTCGGAAATCCAGGTACCCGATACCGTGCAGGGGATCATCGCGGCGCGTATTGACCGGCTCCCCGAGGAGCTCAAACGGACCTTGCAGGTCGCATCCGTGATAGGCAGAGAATTTCCCTTTTCCATACTCGAATTCATTGTCGGCGACAGAGACAGTATCAGAGAGCATCTCAAAGAATACCTGCAGGATCTCCAGGGTCTTGAACTGCTGCACAAGGAGAGCCTCTTCCCGGAATTGAAGTATCTATTCAAACACGCGCTTGTCCAGGAAGTAGCTTACAACAGCCTGCTTATAAAACGCAGAAAGGAAATCCATGGAAACATAGGCAGTGCGATAGAGACACTTTATGCAGACCGGCTGGAGGAGTTTTACGAGATGCTCGCCTATCACTACGCAAGAAGCGAACACGCGCGACGCGCCTATACGTACCTGAAGCTATCCGGCAGCAAAGCGGCGAAGAATTCGGCTCTCTGGGAATCCTTCCGCTTCTTCAGGGAGGCCATCGAGGTGCTCAACAGCCTCCCTCAGGACAAGTACACACACAAAGAGCAGATCGAGGTCTGCCTTTTAATGGTTTCCCCGATGATCTCCCTCGGTTTTCCCGAGGATTCGCTGAGAATCCTTGAACAGGGCGAAAAGCTTTGCGGGGATTCAGGTGACGCGAAGTGTCTCACAACGCTTCTCAGTATGATAGGTCTCTACCACTCGGTAAAGGGGAACCCTCTGCTAGGCGTGAAGTACAACGAGGACTGTCTCAGAATTGCCGAAACAGAAGCAGACGTGAACCTCATCGCCCCTGTAGCGTTCGATCTTTGCAGTAATTACGCTGCCCGAGGAGAATTTCTGAAGATAGTCGATGTTGCTCCACGCGTGCTCACGCTCCTCGAACAAGGCGACAAGCAGTCAGAATGTTTTGATCGTGGTTACAACGTGTATACGGCTCTCTCAGCCTTTTACGCCTTCGCGACAGGCTACCTGAGCAATTTTGCGCAGGCGAAACTCGTCTTTCAAAAAGGACTGAGTGCTGCACAGGACATAGAGAATCTTTACAGCCTGGGGCTCACTGAGACGCTGTATGGATATCTTTTTTGTCATGAGGGCAACGGCAAAGAAGCGCTGACCCATTTTACAAAGAGTATCCACTATCTGGAAAAAGGACAGATTTTCGTGCTGCTCGGTCTGGCCTGGAGCGGCGTCGGCTGGTCACACTACTTCATGGGAGAGTCGAAGATCGGTTTGCCCTTTGTGGAAAAAGGACTGAAGATCCATTCCGATGCCGGAATAAGCTACGATCTTTCCGTCCATTACTTCTTTCTCGCGGCCATGCACCTGGAACTGGGCAATATGGAGACGGCTCATACACACGTCCGGGAAGCGATCAGGCTCGCGGAGAAGAATGATGAAAGGTACTATCTGGCCCTCTCCCTGCCGGTACTGGGGCGCATCCTCGGGCACACCGGTCGCGCATCTTTTAAAGAGGCCGCCGATATTGTACTCAAAGGCATTCGTCTTCTCGACGAGCTCAAGGTAATCCAGCAGGTGGCCATTGCCCATCTCTGCCTTGCCGACGTCTATGCAGGTGCGTACGAGATGGAAAACGCCGTAGAAAGTCTGAGGAAAGCCGAAGGAATCTTTGCCGATGCGCAATCAGAATACTGGCTGGAGAGAACCAGGGGATTCTTGAAGTTGCTTGGCGGCTGA
- a CDS encoding GYD domain-containing protein: MPLYIMFSNLTDEGRKTVSDNPERIEEVNREIESMGAYVIAQYACLGKHDFINLIEAPDNESIMWVSMELGARGTVQIMTLPVIPMQEFIEKMEQAALSDQQESA, translated from the coding sequence ATGCCTCTTTACATTATGTTCAGTAACCTCACCGACGAAGGCAGAAAGACGGTTAGCGATAATCCCGAACGCATCGAAGAGGTGAACAGGGAAATAGAGAGCATGGGCGCCTACGTGATAGCACAGTATGCGTGTCTAGGCAAGCATGATTTCATCAATCTCATAGAGGCGCCAGATAACGAGTCAATCATGTGGGTCTCGATGGAGCTTGGCGCCAGAGGAACCGTTCAGATAATGACTCTTCCGGTAATTCCCATGCAGGAATTCATCGAAAAGATGGAACAGGCAGCTCTCAGCGATCAGCAAGAATCAGCCTGA
- a CDS encoding 4Fe-4S binding protein: MAKKVDEIKWHELNIGGVIDEPGNAREYLTGDWRSQRPVWNESRCIKCGICWMVCPDMAIYQKADGYFVANYDYSKGCGICAKECPTGAITMVEEGR, from the coding sequence ATGGCAAAAAAGGTAGACGAGATTAAGTGGCACGAGCTCAACATAGGGGGCGTAATAGACGAGCCGGGTAACGCAAGGGAATATCTGACCGGGGACTGGAGGAGTCAAAGACCCGTCTGGAACGAATCACGCTGCATCAAATGCGGCATCTGCTGGATGGTCTGCCCTGACATGGCGATTTACCAGAAGGCCGACGGTTATTTTGTAGCAAACTACGATTACTCAAAAGGTTGCGGTATTTGCGCCAAAGAGTGTCCCACTGGGGCGATCACCATGGTAGAGGAGGGACGATGA
- a CDS encoding transketolase C-terminal domain-containing protein — translation MTGRRGMEVSLAVAEAARLCRVEVVAAYPITPQTHIVEHLSELVANGDLDANFITVESEHSALSACVGAAAAGARTFTSSSSQGLELMHEVLFIASGLRLPIVLVGANRALSAPLNIWNDHSDVMATRDTGWIMLFCTNGQEAIDTVIMAYRIAEDRRVLIPVMVNIDGFTLTHVVEPVEFPAQDAVDAFLPPYNPAYTLHPDKPVTMGAYGIPEIYTECKFAQEVAMNKSKDVVIEIMDAFGRHFGRSYKPVETYLTEDAEIVFVALGAINETIMTAIDELRSDGKKAGLINLRLYRPFPAEELLVALEGKKRVAIVERVMPGGAVNSPLYHEITSLAYRSGIGVLIKNYVIALGGRDALQSDFHNIFRDIQAAGTTDTRIQKGLNFAMIGVRE, via the coding sequence ATGACAGGGAGAAGAGGCATGGAAGTATCCCTGGCGGTAGCCGAGGCGGCCAGATTGTGCCGTGTCGAAGTGGTGGCAGCGTATCCCATCACGCCCCAAACACACATCGTCGAGCACCTCTCGGAGCTCGTGGCGAACGGCGACTTGGACGCGAATTTCATCACTGTAGAGTCAGAACATTCCGCCCTGTCGGCCTGTGTAGGAGCTGCGGCCGCAGGTGCGCGCACTTTTACCTCGTCCAGTTCTCAAGGACTCGAATTGATGCATGAGGTCCTGTTCATAGCCTCCGGGCTGCGCCTCCCCATCGTGTTGGTCGGGGCGAATAGGGCTCTCTCAGCACCCCTTAACATATGGAACGATCATTCCGATGTGATGGCAACGAGGGATACAGGATGGATCATGCTTTTCTGCACGAACGGACAGGAAGCAATCGATACGGTGATCATGGCATACAGGATAGCTGAAGACAGGCGCGTGCTTATTCCGGTTATGGTTAACATAGACGGCTTTACGCTGACCCACGTGGTTGAACCTGTTGAGTTTCCCGCCCAGGATGCGGTTGACGCATTCCTGCCGCCGTACAATCCTGCGTACACGCTGCATCCGGACAAACCAGTCACCATGGGAGCATATGGTATTCCGGAGATCTATACCGAGTGTAAGTTCGCTCAAGAGGTAGCCATGAATAAATCGAAAGACGTGGTCATCGAGATCATGGACGCCTTTGGCAGACATTTCGGGAGGTCGTACAAACCGGTAGAAACGTACCTGACAGAGGATGCCGAGATCGTGTTCGTGGCGCTCGGCGCTATCAACGAGACTATTATGACTGCAATAGATGAGCTGCGCTCGGATGGCAAGAAAGCGGGTCTCATCAACCTGCGGCTCTATCGGCCTTTTCCCGCAGAGGAACTGCTGGTTGCCCTTGAAGGCAAAAAGCGCGTGGCGATTGTGGAGCGGGTCATGCCCGGTGGTGCCGTCAACAGTCCTCTCTATCATGAAATCACGTCACTGGCCTATCGCTCCGGCATTGGCGTTCTCATCAAGAACTATGTTATTGCTCTCGGGGGGAGGGATGCCTTGCAGAGCGATTTTCACAACATATTTCGTGACATTCAGGCAGCAGGTACGACGGACACGCGCATACAGAAAGGACTCAATTTTGCCATGATAGGAGTGAGAGAATGA
- the porB gene encoding pyruvate synthase subunit PorB: MIPSLPNIKTFAANVIPKDEFAVPGHRSCTGCAEILAVRLALKGFGKDTIIAMATGCMEIVSSPLPTTDWTLPWIHVGFENAGAVASGIESALKILRKKGKIPDKDVYVVAIAGDGGTMDIGLQSLSGALERYHKFTYICLDNEAYMNTGIQRSSGTPFGAMTTTSPPGKNSVGQSTWKKDMPKIAVAHNIPYVATACPSYPFDLLEKIKKCKMADGPSYLHILSVCPTGWRTATDLSIRYGRLAVQTGVFPLYEVENGTYKLTYNAEPLRPITDYLKGQGRFRHLTSEAIESIQERVTAEWEALKSRCVAG, translated from the coding sequence ATGATACCGTCCCTGCCCAACATAAAGACGTTCGCGGCAAACGTGATACCCAAAGATGAGTTTGCTGTGCCGGGACACAGGTCCTGCACGGGCTGCGCTGAGATACTGGCTGTGCGCCTCGCGCTCAAGGGGTTCGGTAAAGACACGATTATCGCAATGGCGACCGGCTGCATGGAGATTGTCAGTAGCCCGCTGCCAACCACCGACTGGACGTTGCCGTGGATACACGTCGGTTTCGAGAATGCCGGCGCGGTTGCGTCGGGAATTGAATCGGCGCTTAAAATACTTAGGAAGAAAGGCAAAATACCCGATAAAGATGTATATGTGGTTGCCATCGCCGGGGACGGCGGGACAATGGATATCGGGCTGCAGTCGTTGTCGGGCGCACTGGAACGGTACCACAAGTTCACCTACATCTGCCTGGACAACGAGGCTTACATGAATACGGGAATACAGAGATCATCGGGTACGCCCTTCGGCGCGATGACCACCACCAGCCCGCCGGGAAAGAACAGCGTGGGGCAGTCTACATGGAAGAAGGATATGCCGAAGATAGCTGTAGCGCACAACATTCCGTACGTGGCGACCGCGTGCCCGTCATACCCTTTTGATCTGCTCGAAAAGATCAAGAAGTGTAAAATGGCGGACGGACCATCCTATCTCCACATACTATCTGTATGCCCTACAGGCTGGAGAACCGCGACCGACCTCTCCATACGCTATGGCAGGCTGGCGGTTCAGACGGGTGTTTTTCCCCTGTACGAAGTGGAGAATGGCACCTACAAATTGACCTATAATGCAGAGCCGTTGCGCCCCATTACGGATTATCTCAAGGGGCAGGGCCGCTTCAGACACCTAACGTCCGAGGCTATCGAGAGCATACAGGAGAGGGTCACCGCTGAGTGGGAGGCTCTGAAATCCAGGTGTGTGGCCGGTTAA
- a CDS encoding NAD(P)H-dependent oxidoreductase subunit E, with translation MPVDKKKLDEIILKCGRDRAHLLAIFQDVQKEYRYLPKEAIKYVCMRLGIPQSDGNEVATFYKSLSLKPRGKHTVHVCLGTACHLKGGADVLLSFIRQLDVQTGGTTADGEFTLESVNCLGACALAPLVRVDDKDFGKTTFQEVRNIISDFKDHQ, from the coding sequence ATGCCGGTAGACAAGAAAAAGCTGGACGAAATAATTCTCAAGTGTGGTCGAGACAGAGCGCATCTGCTGGCTATTTTTCAGGATGTGCAGAAAGAGTATCGGTATCTTCCGAAGGAAGCCATCAAGTATGTCTGTATGCGTCTCGGGATACCGCAATCAGACGGCAATGAGGTGGCGACGTTCTACAAGTCCCTCTCCCTGAAGCCTCGTGGGAAGCACACGGTGCATGTCTGTCTGGGCACTGCGTGCCACCTGAAGGGAGGCGCTGATGTGCTTCTTTCATTCATACGGCAGCTGGATGTGCAGACGGGTGGCACCACAGCCGACGGGGAGTTTACGCTTGAGTCGGTAAATTGCCTCGGTGCCTGTGCGCTGGCCCCTCTGGTGCGGGTTGACGATAAAGATTTCGGAAAGACTACTTTTCAGGAGGTGCGCAATATTATCAGCGACTTCAAGGACCATCAGTAA